Genomic segment of Chiroxiphia lanceolata isolate bChiLan1 chromosome 18, bChiLan1.pri, whole genome shotgun sequence:
AAACGTGTAGGCAAATGCCACAGTATTTTAGTTATCTATTTAAGTCTCACTTAAGTAGAGAATATGAGACTAATTagttaaaaaatgtattttgaaagtatttttttctgtcagaattAGTGGGGCTTGTCTGTCTTCAAGTACAGACATCTGATAGTACCATggttgtgggttcaatccctgtaTGGGTTATTaacttaagagttggactcgatgatccttgtgggtcccttccaactcagaataatCTGTGAAATCTGTTTGGTcgtgcttttttaattttgcccGTCCCAGTGTGCAGGAGAAAGCCGTGCAGGTCGGTCAGCACACTTAGTGTTCTGGGAAATGATCAATTAGACTCTGATAACCAGGACTTCCACACTGCTGGGTGCCTGCGTTGGGGCAAGACCTCTCCGAAGGTCTGGCCGCGGACTTTATCAGTAAACAGGAAATACACAGATAGCGGCACCGAAAGGAATTCGAGCAGATGAACTCCGCGAAGAGACGCCCGCAGCCCCGCGCTGAACTGGGAGCGGGCAGCGTCGCCGCGAGCTCCTCCCGGAGCACGGGGACGCGTTCCCGGCTCCGGCGGGACCCCCCGGGCAGGAGGGAGCCCCGCAcgcccccccggccctgcccgtgccccggggcgggcggtgcTGCCCggcagggcagggcggggggCGGAGGGCGGGCGCCCCGCGGCCCCTCAAATAGCGCTGCCCGCGGCCGCGGCGCTCAGAGCCGGCTCGGCAGCGCGGGGAGCGCAGCGCACCCGCCCCGTCCTGCCCGCGGAGCCCCCGGGACGGCAGCATGACCTCGGCGGCGCTGGAgatcctggggctggggctgggcatcCTGGGCTGGGTGGGGGTGATCCTGGCCTGCGGGCTGCCCATGTGGCAGGTGTCGGCCTTCATCGACGTGAACATCGTGGTGGCGCAGACCttctgggaagggctgtggatGAACTGCGTGGTGCAGAGCACGGGGCAGATGCAGTGCAAGGGGTACGACTCCATCCTGGCGCTGCCGCCCGAGGTGCAGGCGGGCCGGGCGCTCACCGTCGTCGTGGcgctgctggggctggtggcGCTGATGGTGACCGTGGTGGGCGCGCAGTGCACCAACTGCATCCGGCCCGGCAAGATG
This window contains:
- the CLDN5 gene encoding claudin-5, with the translated sequence MTSAALEILGLGLGILGWVGVILACGLPMWQVSAFIDVNIVVAQTFWEGLWMNCVVQSTGQMQCKGYDSILALPPEVQAGRALTVVVALLGLVALMVTVVGAQCTNCIRPGKMKSRIVIAGGAIYILCGVLVLVPLCWFANIVISDFYDPTVPPSKKREMGAALYIGWAATALLLFGGCLICCCSCSQRDETSFPVKYSAPRRPTSNGEYDKKNYV